In a genomic window of Streptomyces koelreuteriae:
- a CDS encoding glycoside hydrolase family 2 TIM barrel-domain containing protein yields MSVTRRSVLLASAAAPAAGALLGSPQAWAAEEARGGSGRSTVALRDGWRFALVDPGGITDPTGAYADAALPGHDDSGWREVAVPHDWSIEQAPTTEHGTTSGTGFLPGGLGWYRLAFTLPPALAGKRISVEFDGVYMDSHVYCNGTEAGRHPYGYTGFAFDLTDLVHTDGSTENVLAVKVQNRLPSSRWYSGSGIYREARLVITEPVHVARWGTRVLTPEISAERAVVRIDTTVVDASGAGADVEVVSRIVDRKGRTVARTSSTVTVTDEKTETHELTVRQPELWDIEAPHRYTLHTELRVGGRTTDTYRTPFGFRTFRFDPDEGFFLNATHHKLKGVDLHHDLGALGAAVSKDAVRRQMLIMRSMGVNAFRTSHNPPSPEMIEVCEELGIVMLVEAFDCWKSPKTRYDYGRFFDEWADKDIAEMVLAARNSPAVLMWSIGNEVSEFTSTAGLAMADRLIAAIKAHDATRPVVIGSHRHRSVPAPGSPGDLILAKIDGLGLNYNTAKSVDALHARYPKLFLFESESSSETSTRGAYQEPEHLNTGENHTPGKRATSSYDNNLASWTMSGEYGHKKDRDREWFTGQFLWSGIDYIGEPTPYDVFPVKASFFGAVDTAGFPKDMYYLFQSQWTERPMVHLLPMTWNHAEGDTVEVWAYANVDTVELFLNGKSLGVRRFDTKKTVDGRAYLETTEATGDDKTFTDGPWPGSYTSPNGSAGKLHLTWKVPYEAGELKAVARQGGKKVATDVLRTAGAPHAIRLTSDRDSTAADGRSLVFVTAEVVDRRGVVVPGAEHLLSFEVANGSLAGLDNGRQESAERYQASTRTAYHGKALAIVRSGTRTGTVKVTARADGLRTGTAMVRATPARDRAETTPPAFEPEHPAPLDHPHADASYSGRPDTLPAAMLDGDPATGWSNGFSKQATALLPAFDGARGEDWVSVDHGRTRGFDRVDVSFTVDATHSLPAAIAVAVWDGRAWRAARDTAIDWATASDAPTVITFESVRGTRIRLTLTSGHPDETRGAIRISRLDTV; encoded by the coding sequence ATGTCGGTCACGCGCAGATCGGTCCTGCTCGCCTCCGCGGCCGCGCCCGCGGCCGGAGCGCTGCTCGGCTCCCCGCAGGCGTGGGCCGCCGAGGAGGCGCGCGGCGGGTCCGGTCGCAGCACCGTCGCCCTGCGCGACGGCTGGCGCTTCGCGCTGGTCGACCCGGGCGGCATCACCGACCCGACCGGCGCCTACGCCGACGCCGCGCTGCCCGGCCACGACGACTCCGGGTGGCGCGAGGTCGCCGTCCCGCACGACTGGAGCATCGAGCAGGCCCCCACCACCGAGCACGGCACCACCAGCGGCACCGGCTTCCTGCCCGGCGGCCTCGGCTGGTACCGCCTCGCCTTCACCCTGCCGCCCGCCCTGGCGGGGAAGCGGATCTCGGTGGAGTTCGACGGCGTCTACATGGACTCCCACGTCTACTGCAACGGCACGGAGGCCGGCCGCCACCCCTACGGGTACACCGGCTTCGCCTTCGACCTCACCGACCTGGTGCACACCGACGGCAGCACCGAGAACGTGCTCGCGGTCAAGGTCCAGAACCGGCTCCCCAGCAGCCGCTGGTACTCGGGCAGCGGCATCTACCGCGAGGCACGCCTGGTGATCACCGAGCCGGTGCACGTGGCCCGCTGGGGCACCCGCGTCCTCACCCCCGAGATCTCCGCCGAGCGGGCCGTCGTACGGATCGACACCACGGTCGTCGACGCGTCGGGCGCGGGCGCGGACGTCGAGGTCGTCTCCCGGATCGTCGACCGGAAGGGCCGCACGGTCGCCCGTACCTCCTCCACGGTCACCGTCACCGACGAGAAGACCGAGACCCACGAACTCACCGTCAGGCAGCCGGAGCTGTGGGACATCGAAGCCCCGCACCGCTACACCCTGCACACCGAACTGCGCGTCGGCGGCCGGACCACCGACACCTACCGCACGCCCTTCGGCTTCCGCACCTTCCGCTTCGACCCGGACGAGGGCTTCTTCCTCAACGCCACCCACCACAAGCTCAAGGGGGTCGACCTCCACCACGACCTGGGCGCCCTGGGCGCCGCCGTCAGCAAGGACGCCGTCCGCCGTCAGATGCTCATCATGAGGTCGATGGGCGTCAACGCCTTCCGCACCTCCCACAACCCGCCCTCCCCGGAGATGATCGAGGTCTGCGAGGAACTCGGCATCGTCATGCTGGTGGAGGCGTTCGACTGCTGGAAGAGCCCCAAGACGCGCTACGACTACGGCCGCTTCTTCGACGAGTGGGCCGACAAGGACATCGCGGAGATGGTCCTGGCCGCCCGCAACTCTCCCGCCGTCCTGATGTGGTCCATCGGCAACGAGGTCAGCGAGTTCACCTCCACCGCCGGTCTCGCCATGGCCGACCGGCTCATCGCCGCCATCAAGGCCCACGACGCCACCCGCCCGGTCGTGATCGGCTCCCACCGGCACCGCAGCGTGCCCGCCCCGGGCTCTCCCGGCGATCTGATCCTCGCCAAGATCGACGGCCTCGGCCTCAACTACAACACCGCCAAGTCGGTGGACGCCCTGCACGCCCGCTATCCCAAGCTGTTCCTGTTCGAGTCGGAGTCGTCCTCGGAGACCTCCACCCGCGGCGCCTATCAGGAGCCCGAGCACCTCAACACCGGCGAGAACCACACGCCGGGCAAGCGCGCGACCTCCTCCTACGACAACAACCTCGCCTCCTGGACCATGAGCGGCGAGTACGGCCACAAGAAGGACCGGGACCGCGAGTGGTTCACCGGGCAGTTCCTGTGGTCGGGCATCGACTACATCGGCGAGCCCACGCCGTACGACGTCTTCCCGGTCAAGGCCTCCTTCTTCGGCGCGGTCGACACCGCGGGCTTCCCGAAGGACATGTACTACCTCTTTCAGAGCCAGTGGACCGAGCGGCCGATGGTCCATCTGCTCCCGATGACCTGGAACCACGCCGAGGGCGACACGGTCGAAGTCTGGGCGTACGCCAACGTCGACACCGTCGAGCTGTTCCTCAACGGAAAGTCGCTGGGCGTACGGCGGTTCGACACGAAGAAGACTGTCGACGGCCGCGCGTACCTGGAGACCACCGAGGCGACCGGCGACGACAAGACCTTCACCGACGGCCCCTGGCCCGGCAGTTACACCAGCCCGAACGGCAGCGCCGGAAAGCTGCACCTGACCTGGAAGGTGCCCTACGAAGCGGGGGAGCTGAAGGCCGTCGCCCGCCAGGGCGGCAAGAAGGTCGCCACCGACGTGCTGCGCACCGCCGGCGCGCCGCACGCGATCCGCCTGACGTCCGACCGCGATTCCACCGCCGCGGACGGCCGTTCGCTGGTCTTCGTGACCGCCGAGGTGGTCGACCGGCGCGGCGTGGTGGTGCCCGGCGCCGAACACCTGCTCTCCTTCGAGGTGGCGAACGGCTCCCTGGCCGGGCTCGACAACGGCCGCCAGGAGAGCGCCGAGCGCTACCAGGCGAGCACCCGCACCGCCTACCACGGCAAGGCCCTCGCCATCGTCCGCTCCGGCACGCGGACGGGCACGGTGAAGGTGACCGCCCGCGCCGACGGCCTGCGCACCGGCACGGCGATGGTACGCGCCACCCCGGCCCGGGACCGGGCCGAGACGACCCCGCCCGCCTTCGAGCCGGAGCATCCGGCTCCCCTGGACCACCCGCACGCGGACGCCAGTTACTCGGGCCGCCCGGACACCCTGCCCGCCGCCATGCTCGACGGCGATCCGGCCACGGGCTGGTCCAACGGCTTCTCCAAGCAGGCCACGGCCCTGCTGCCCGCCTTCGACGGGGCCCGCGGCGAGGACTGGGTCTCGGTCGACCACGGGCGCACCCGCGGCTTCGACCGGGTGGACGTCTCCTTCACGGTGGACGCCACCCACAGCCTGCCCGCGGCCATCGCGGTGGCGGTGTGGGACGGCCGGGCCTGGCGGGCCGCCCGGGACACCGCGATCGACTGGGCCACCGCCTCCGACGCCCCCACGGTGATCACCTTCGAGTCCGTCCGCGGCACCCGGATCCGGCTCACCCTGACGAGCGGCCACCCCGACGAGACGCGGGGCGCGATACGCATCAGCAGGCTGGACACCGTCTAG
- a CDS encoding SpoIIE family protein phosphatase — MTPDEPLDEGVAARVVIAADGTLTGWNEGARRLLGHTSADVVGRPAAELLADDATAPPAPHDARWSGMLALRHRDGRTVSVWVLAHRRPPEGEASEWFAVSPPEADDLGPEDDPLVRAALTQSPCATMIFDEGLRLRGVNEAMADLLGMPADRLRGLRPTDIGSRPQNTELEENLRRVLSTGHRQDMQTYMKASGESRGAHAWLARIAPLTDPSGQVRGVCVTAHDFSDQYRARERLQLVNEASVRIGTTLDVTRTAQELADVCVPALADFVSVDLLDTREHGGESAGPPVPPVGLRRAAHQSINSGSPEAVTKPGQVEIYPDASPQAASLIAGHAVVASGSEEDLERWLAWDPVRFRRVREYGIHSTMSVPLQARGTILGVAVFTRFRRTEDFTDDDVLLAEEVTARAAVCIDNARRYSRERETTLTLQRSLLPRHLPRTAAVEAASRYLPATRTGVGGDWFDVIPLSGMRVAMVVGDVVGHGIQASATMGRLRTAVRTLADIDLAPDELLTHLDDLVVRLSQESGGEDAAGTGEVGATCLYAVYDPVSRRCTLARAGHPQPFLVPPDGPARQLDLPSGPPLGVGGLPFESAEVELREGSVLSFHTDGLLASRERDVDTSQRMLREALSATAGSLDEVCDRVLQALLPAGGSADDVALLLARTRGLPSSQVATWDIPADPALVAPIRKQVVEQLDRWGLIEATFTAELVVSELVTNAIRYGAKPIRLRLIHDADTLICEVSDTNHTAPHLRRAKTWDEGGRGLLLVAQLTQRWGSRHTADGKTIWAELTMLDAM; from the coding sequence ATGACCCCGGACGAGCCGTTGGACGAGGGCGTGGCCGCCCGTGTCGTCATCGCCGCCGACGGCACGCTCACCGGGTGGAACGAGGGGGCCCGCCGCCTCCTGGGCCACACGTCCGCCGACGTCGTGGGCCGCCCGGCCGCCGAGCTGCTGGCCGACGACGCCACCGCGCCACCCGCGCCCCACGACGCCCGCTGGAGCGGCATGCTCGCGCTGCGTCACCGCGACGGCCGCACGGTGTCCGTGTGGGTGCTCGCCCACCGCAGACCGCCGGAGGGCGAGGCGTCCGAGTGGTTCGCGGTGTCCCCGCCGGAGGCCGACGACCTGGGGCCGGAGGACGACCCGCTGGTGCGGGCGGCCCTCACCCAGTCGCCCTGCGCCACGATGATCTTCGACGAGGGGCTGCGGCTGCGCGGCGTCAACGAGGCCATGGCGGATCTGCTCGGCATGCCCGCCGACCGTCTGCGGGGTCTGAGACCCACGGACATCGGCAGCCGGCCGCAGAACACCGAGCTCGAGGAGAATCTGCGCCGGGTGCTGAGCACCGGCCACCGGCAGGACATGCAGACGTACATGAAGGCCAGCGGCGAGTCCCGGGGCGCGCACGCCTGGCTGGCCCGGATCGCACCGCTCACCGACCCGTCCGGCCAGGTGCGGGGCGTGTGCGTGACCGCCCACGACTTCAGCGACCAGTACCGGGCGCGGGAGCGGCTGCAACTGGTGAACGAGGCCAGCGTGCGCATCGGCACCACCCTCGACGTCACCCGTACGGCCCAGGAGCTGGCGGACGTGTGCGTGCCGGCGCTCGCCGACTTCGTCAGCGTCGACCTGCTCGACACCCGGGAGCACGGCGGCGAGTCCGCGGGGCCGCCCGTCCCGCCGGTGGGTCTGCGCCGGGCCGCCCACCAGTCGATCAACTCGGGCAGCCCCGAGGCCGTCACCAAGCCGGGGCAGGTCGAGATCTACCCGGATGCCTCCCCGCAGGCCGCCTCGCTGATCGCGGGCCACGCGGTGGTGGCCTCGGGATCGGAGGAGGACCTCGAACGGTGGCTCGCCTGGGATCCGGTCCGCTTCCGCCGGGTCCGCGAGTACGGCATCCACTCCACGATGTCCGTCCCGCTCCAGGCCAGGGGCACCATCCTCGGGGTCGCGGTGTTCACCCGTTTTCGGCGCACCGAGGACTTCACGGACGACGATGTGCTGCTGGCCGAGGAGGTCACGGCCCGGGCCGCCGTCTGCATCGACAACGCGCGCCGCTACTCCCGCGAGCGGGAGACGACCCTCACGCTGCAGCGCAGTCTGCTGCCCCGGCATCTGCCGCGCACCGCCGCGGTGGAGGCGGCCTCCCGCTATCTGCCCGCCACCCGCACCGGTGTGGGCGGCGACTGGTTCGACGTGATCCCGCTGTCCGGGATGCGGGTCGCCATGGTCGTCGGGGACGTCGTCGGCCACGGCATCCAGGCCTCGGCCACCATGGGCCGGCTGCGCACCGCCGTCCGCACCCTCGCCGACATCGATCTGGCCCCCGACGAACTGCTCACCCACCTCGACGACCTGGTCGTCCGGCTGTCCCAGGAGTCCGGCGGCGAAGACGCGGCCGGTACCGGCGAGGTCGGGGCGACCTGCCTCTACGCGGTGTACGACCCGGTGTCGCGGCGCTGCACCCTGGCCCGGGCCGGGCACCCGCAGCCCTTCCTGGTCCCACCGGACGGCCCGGCGCGGCAGCTCGACCTGCCCTCCGGTCCCCCGCTCGGTGTCGGGGGACTGCCGTTCGAGAGCGCCGAGGTGGAGCTGCGGGAGGGCAGTGTCCTGTCGTTCCACACGGACGGGCTCCTCGCGAGCCGCGAACGGGACGTCGACACGAGCCAGCGGATGCTGCGCGAGGCCCTGTCGGCGACCGCCGGCTCGCTGGACGAGGTCTGCGACCGCGTGCTGCAGGCGCTGCTCCCCGCGGGCGGCTCCGCCGACGACGTGGCCCTGCTGCTGGCCCGCACCCGGGGTCTGCCGTCCTCCCAGGTCGCGACCTGGGACATCCCGGCCGACCCGGCGCTGGTGGCCCCCATCCGCAAGCAGGTCGTCGAGCAGCTCGACCGCTGGGGGCTGATCGAGGCCACGTTCACCGCGGAGCTGGTGGTGAGCGAGCTGGTCACCAACGCCATCCGCTACGGAGCCAAGCCCATCCGGCTACGGCTGATCCACGACGCGGACACGCTGATCTGTGAGGTGTCCGACACCAACCACACGGCCCCGCATCTGCGCCGGGCCAAGACCTGGGACGAGGGGGGCCGCGGTCTGCTCCTGGTCGCCCAGCTCACCCAGCGCTGGGGCAGCAGGCACACCGCGGACGGCAAGACGATCTGGGCGGAGCTGACGATGCTCGACGCGATGTGA
- a CDS encoding arsenic transporter: protein MNTPLAEVLSVALLAAVLVWAVVRPKGLPEAVLAVPAAGLAVAVGVISPAHAWEEIQRLGPVVGFLAAVLVLAHFCDVEGLFRACGAWMARWAAGRPGRLLTAVFALASVITAVLSLDATVVLLTPVVLATATRMGVEARPHLYACAHLSNTASLLLPVSNLTNLLAFAASGLSFTRFTALMALPWLVAIAAEYLIFRRFFARELVAPLPAADPERPPELPLFALVTVGCTLAGFVVASALGIAPAWAALAGALVLAGRALLRRRATPLTVVRSAAPAFLAFVLALGVVVRAVVDNGLADALHRVLPDGSGLLALLGVAALAAVLANLINNLPAVLVLLPLTAGAGPGAVLAVLLGVNIGPNLTYAGSLATLLWRRIVQRHGHRVELGEFTRLGLLAVPAALVPAVVALWLSLAVVGG, encoded by the coding sequence CTGAACACCCCGCTCGCCGAAGTCCTGTCCGTGGCGCTGCTGGCCGCGGTGCTCGTCTGGGCCGTCGTCCGTCCCAAGGGGCTGCCCGAGGCCGTACTGGCGGTTCCGGCCGCCGGGCTCGCGGTCGCCGTCGGCGTGATCTCGCCCGCGCACGCGTGGGAGGAGATCCAGCGGCTGGGGCCCGTGGTCGGCTTCCTCGCGGCCGTGCTGGTGCTCGCCCACTTCTGCGACGTGGAGGGACTCTTCAGGGCGTGCGGGGCATGGATGGCCCGCTGGGCGGCGGGGCGTCCCGGGCGGCTGCTGACCGCGGTGTTCGCACTGGCCTCCGTCATCACGGCCGTGCTCAGCCTGGACGCCACGGTCGTCCTGCTGACCCCGGTCGTGCTCGCCACCGCCACCAGGATGGGCGTCGAGGCCCGGCCGCACCTCTACGCGTGCGCGCACCTGTCCAACACCGCGTCCCTGCTGCTGCCGGTCTCCAATCTGACCAACCTCCTCGCCTTCGCGGCGAGCGGGCTGAGCTTCACCCGGTTCACGGCGCTGATGGCGCTGCCCTGGCTGGTCGCGATCGCCGCCGAGTACCTGATCTTCCGGCGGTTCTTCGCCCGGGAACTGGTCGCCCCGCTCCCCGCCGCCGACCCCGAGCGGCCTCCTGAGCTGCCGCTGTTCGCCCTGGTCACGGTGGGCTGCACCCTCGCCGGATTCGTGGTGGCCTCCGCCCTCGGGATCGCACCGGCGTGGGCCGCGCTGGCGGGTGCGCTGGTGCTGGCCGGGCGGGCGCTGCTGCGGCGGCGCGCCACCCCGCTGACGGTGGTGCGCTCCGCCGCCCCGGCCTTCCTGGCGTTCGTCCTCGCGCTCGGCGTCGTCGTTCGCGCGGTCGTCGACAACGGCCTCGCCGACGCCCTCCACCGTGTGCTGCCCGACGGCTCGGGCCTGCTCGCGCTGCTGGGCGTGGCCGCGCTGGCCGCCGTCCTGGCGAACCTCATCAACAACCTGCCCGCGGTGCTGGTGCTGCTGCCGCTGACCGCCGGGGCCGGTCCCGGAGCCGTGCTGGCGGTGCTGCTCGGCGTGAACATCGGCCCCAATCTGACCTACGCCGGTTCGCTGGCGACCCTGCTGTGGCGGCGGATCGTGCAGCGGCACGGGCACCGCGTCGAGCTCGGGGAGTTCACCCGGCTCGGGCTGCTCGCGGTGCCCGCCGCGCTGGTGCCGGCCGTGGTGGCGCTGTGGCTGTCGCTGGCGGTCGTCGGGGGCTGA
- a CDS encoding ricin-type beta-trefoil lectin domain protein: MNDASPSNSPAPARRFGPTDEQLSAELRKWTGATPALHPVGELLDRHWEAAFAYARLCTAGPHFAGMLTTAAFTRLFGESLRQNGPTSAWRPQLLVTVRRIAAEWAGDHRRDMLHPDLLSEAGDGERPAARLLPQRHRRLLSGAFQRLPQSARCLLWHVEVEAEPLTAPGGLLGLDEEGARVELARARDRMREECLQVHRETAPDEECRRYLRLLDVTYRRGALDLDPDLRAHIEGCGHCSAAADQLDRFNHGLGVALAEAVLGWGGQEYAESAASGAAQASPESAAPEETAGTEPAGAARAAFPDPVALAGAIGESFTDPADPVTAPPAPAAEREAQAPPRGPVQTQDQSRDPAQDRTRALAQALAHAHEVFPTTPPDAPAPAGGTVPGPDAVGPRTASRRSAHKAARRAARRRNLTVGILTVSGLVVLPLVLWSIGDSGDTAPPAGADQSSEAADPGTGEPTRDPSWIGAGEARKGALRGRLHNLASGLCVGVDGKKAVEGAEAELTTCSSAPAQQWTYETDGLLRNGADPDLCLDSRLGYSVRLAPCTGPSRPDIKDISYDFVLQGALVPRRDQELALAPAATDGSGSLVLKTRADDEVQRWVIDTSKTDLQMEVVNWEAAAPVPTAAPTPTPTPTPSRTPEPAPTPTAAPSTSRPESPSPSPSTTCHYHGYHCSGDGDDGYPGHGYGYGHPGYGYGYGYGYGYGYGYGGRGR, from the coding sequence GTGAACGACGCAAGTCCGTCGAATTCCCCGGCCCCGGCCCGCAGGTTCGGCCCGACGGACGAGCAACTGAGCGCCGAGCTCAGGAAGTGGACGGGTGCGACGCCCGCGCTCCATCCCGTCGGCGAGTTGCTGGACCGGCACTGGGAGGCGGCTTTCGCCTACGCCCGGCTGTGCACCGCCGGTCCGCATTTCGCCGGAATGCTCACCACGGCCGCCTTCACCCGGCTCTTCGGCGAGAGCCTGCGCCAGAACGGTCCGACATCCGCCTGGCGGCCCCAACTGCTCGTCACCGTGCGGCGGATCGCGGCCGAGTGGGCCGGAGACCACCGACGCGACATGCTCCACCCGGATCTGCTGTCCGAGGCCGGTGACGGGGAGCGCCCGGCCGCCCGGCTGCTGCCGCAGCGACACCGTCGCCTGCTGTCCGGGGCCTTCCAGCGGTTGCCCCAGTCGGCCCGCTGCCTGCTGTGGCACGTCGAGGTCGAGGCCGAACCGCTCACGGCTCCCGGCGGGCTGCTCGGCCTGGACGAGGAGGGCGCGCGGGTCGAACTGGCCCGGGCCCGCGACCGGATGCGCGAGGAGTGCCTCCAGGTCCACCGCGAAACCGCCCCCGACGAGGAATGCCGGCGCTATCTGCGTCTGCTCGACGTCACGTATCGAAGGGGCGCCCTCGACCTCGACCCCGATCTACGCGCGCATATCGAGGGATGCGGGCACTGCAGCGCCGCCGCGGACCAGCTCGACCGGTTCAACCACGGGCTCGGCGTCGCCCTGGCGGAGGCGGTGCTCGGCTGGGGCGGTCAGGAGTACGCCGAGAGTGCGGCGAGCGGTGCCGCCCAGGCCTCCCCGGAGAGCGCCGCACCCGAGGAGACGGCCGGCACGGAACCGGCCGGTGCCGCGCGTGCGGCCTTCCCGGACCCCGTCGCCCTCGCCGGCGCGATCGGGGAGTCCTTCACCGACCCCGCCGACCCGGTGACCGCGCCACCCGCCCCCGCAGCCGAAAGGGAAGCGCAGGCCCCACCGCGGGGCCCGGTCCAGACGCAGGACCAGTCACGGGACCCGGCGCAGGACCGGACGCGGGCTCTGGCGCAGGCCTTGGCCCACGCCCATGAGGTATTCCCCACCACCCCGCCCGACGCGCCGGCGCCGGCCGGTGGAACGGTCCCCGGCCCGGACGCCGTGGGCCCCCGCACCGCCTCCCGAAGATCCGCCCACAAGGCGGCCCGCCGTGCCGCCCGCCGCCGCAACCTCACCGTGGGCATCCTGACCGTCAGCGGCCTGGTCGTCCTCCCGCTGGTCCTGTGGTCCATCGGCGACTCCGGCGACACGGCCCCGCCGGCCGGCGCGGACCAGTCCTCCGAGGCGGCCGACCCGGGCACGGGCGAGCCGACCCGAGACCCGTCCTGGATCGGGGCGGGCGAGGCCCGCAAGGGCGCCCTGCGCGGCCGGCTGCACAACCTCGCCTCGGGCCTGTGCGTCGGCGTCGACGGCAAGAAGGCCGTCGAGGGCGCCGAAGCCGAACTCACCACCTGCTCCTCCGCCCCCGCCCAGCAGTGGACGTACGAGACCGACGGGCTGCTGCGCAACGGCGCCGACCCCGACCTGTGCCTGGACTCCCGGCTCGGCTACTCGGTGCGGCTGGCCCCCTGCACGGGCCCGTCCCGGCCCGACATCAAGGACATCAGTTACGACTTCGTCCTCCAGGGCGCCCTGGTGCCCCGCCGGGACCAGGAGCTCGCCCTCGCCCCGGCCGCGACCGACGGCTCGGGGTCCCTGGTCCTCAAGACCCGGGCGGACGACGAGGTCCAGCGCTGGGTGATCGACACCTCCAAGACCGACCTCCAGATGGAGGTCGTCAACTGGGAGGCCGCCGCGCCGGTGCCGACGGCCGCGCCCACACCGACCCCCACCCCGACACCGTCCAGGACACCCGAACCGGCCCCCACCCCGACCGCCGCTCCGTCGACGTCCCGGCCGGAGTCCCCGAGCCCCTCGCCCAGCACCACGTGCCACTACCACGGCTACCACTGCTCAGGAGACGGCGACGACGGCTACCCCGGCCACGGCTACGGATACGGCCACCCTGGCTACGGCTACGGCTACGGCTACGGCTACGGCTACGGCTACGGCTACGGCGGTCGCGGTCGCTGA
- a CDS encoding helix-turn-helix domain-containing protein — translation MPVRADELPTTAANGNDGDPAPPPGLVVLGHFDQPPGYAVNRPRGSASWLFTWTTGGRGRLRQGAVETSVGAGDLVALAPGVPHGYAVEPGARHWRFWWAHCQARPSWAGWLRPYDTGDGVYVVASAPAGVHGRVESAFLRMHTDARWTGTGAPPTPPAPASPDGPVAVAHGSAARELALCALEEIVLLTTGGALPTAPRSGLDARIRRAEELIAADPGAPHTVRSLAEDVALSPSRFAHLFSRQLGQSPMRALREARLRHAARLLEGTDLPVERVAAASGFASPFHFNRVFRERYGIPPGAYRTKYGDPSGPAVSGRRGEPGEYLP, via the coding sequence ATGCCCGTGCGTGCTGACGAATTGCCCACCACTGCTGCGAACGGGAACGACGGGGACCCCGCCCCGCCGCCCGGACTGGTCGTGCTCGGCCACTTCGACCAGCCGCCCGGCTACGCCGTCAACCGTCCGCGCGGCTCCGCGAGCTGGCTGTTCACCTGGACCACGGGAGGCCGGGGCCGGCTGCGGCAGGGCGCCGTGGAGACCTCGGTCGGCGCGGGTGACCTCGTGGCGCTCGCCCCGGGTGTCCCGCACGGCTACGCGGTGGAGCCCGGCGCCCGGCACTGGCGGTTCTGGTGGGCGCACTGCCAGGCCCGCCCGTCGTGGGCCGGGTGGCTGCGGCCGTACGACACCGGCGACGGGGTGTACGTGGTGGCGTCCGCCCCGGCCGGGGTGCACGGCCGCGTCGAGTCGGCGTTCCTGCGGATGCACACCGACGCCCGCTGGACGGGGACCGGGGCCCCGCCCACCCCGCCCGCACCGGCGTCCCCGGACGGGCCCGTCGCCGTCGCACACGGCAGCGCGGCCCGCGAACTCGCCCTGTGCGCACTGGAGGAGATCGTCCTGCTGACGACTGGCGGCGCCCTGCCGACGGCGCCCCGCTCCGGCCTCGACGCCCGGATCCGCCGGGCCGAGGAGCTGATCGCCGCCGACCCGGGCGCCCCGCACACCGTCCGCTCGCTCGCCGAGGACGTGGCCCTGTCGCCGTCCCGCTTCGCCCATCTGTTCAGCCGACAGCTCGGCCAGTCGCCCATGCGCGCCCTGCGCGAGGCCCGGCTGCGGCACGCCGCGCGGCTGCTGGAGGGCACCGACCTGCCCGTGGAACGGGTGGCCGCGGCCTCGGGGTTCGCCAGCCCCTTCCACTTCAACCGCGTCTTCCGCGAGCGCTACGGGATACCGCCCGGCGCGTACCGGACGAAGTACGGCGACCCGTCCGGCCCAGCCGTTTCCGGACGGCGAGGGGAACCGGGCGAATACCTGCCATAA
- a CDS encoding phytanoyl-CoA dioxygenase family protein, with protein sequence MTVTGNGAAGASILDPAGLRRYREGFEEDGFTVVRGLFGTEEIELLCGEFAALRAAGPVPGHFEPRASGADADPLRVWPRVMHPHEINGRARDVLLDARLRTVLEALLGEEVLAAQSMFYFKPPGARGQALHQDNFYLRVEPGTCVAAWLACDVIDRENGGLEVVPGTHRMDVFCPEEADEGVSFAREYVPPPPGLAPVPVDMAPGDVLFFNGSLVHGSQPNRSDERFRRSFIGHYVGRSAERIGRFYRTLSMSGGRVVLEESEGAGPCGTEFSSPQGPH encoded by the coding sequence ATGACAGTCACGGGCAACGGCGCCGCCGGCGCTTCCATCCTGGACCCCGCCGGGCTCCGGCGGTACCGGGAGGGGTTCGAGGAGGACGGTTTCACCGTCGTGCGCGGGCTCTTCGGGACCGAGGAGATCGAGCTGCTGTGCGGGGAGTTCGCGGCCCTGCGGGCGGCCGGCCCGGTCCCCGGGCACTTCGAGCCGCGTGCGTCCGGGGCGGACGCGGATCCGCTGCGCGTCTGGCCTCGGGTGATGCACCCGCACGAGATCAACGGCCGCGCCCGGGACGTCCTGCTGGACGCCCGGCTGCGCACGGTCCTGGAGGCGCTCCTCGGGGAGGAGGTCCTGGCCGCGCAGAGCATGTTCTACTTCAAGCCGCCGGGCGCCCGGGGCCAGGCGCTGCACCAGGACAACTTCTATCTGCGGGTGGAGCCGGGCACGTGTGTGGCGGCGTGGCTGGCGTGTGACGTGATCGACCGGGAGAACGGCGGGCTGGAGGTCGTGCCGGGCACGCACCGCATGGACGTGTTCTGTCCGGAGGAGGCGGACGAGGGGGTTTCCTTCGCCCGGGAGTATGTTCCACCGCCGCCGGGGCTGGCGCCGGTGCCGGTGGACATGGCGCCGGGGGACGTTCTCTTCTTCAACGGCAGTCTGGTGCACGGGTCGCAGCCGAACCGGTCGGACGAGCGGTTCCGGCGGTCGTTCATCGGGCACTACGTGGGGCGGTCGGCGGAGCGGATCGGTCGGTTCTACCGGACGTTGTCGATGAGCGGGGGGCGGGTGGTTCTGGAGGAGAGCGAGGGGGCGGGGCCCTGCGGGACGGAGTTCTCGTCGCCGCAGGGGCCGCACTGA